The Camelina sativa cultivar DH55 chromosome 18, Cs, whole genome shotgun sequence DNA window aactcagcaatatatacctggtgggttgcctcccacccatcgcttgttttaagtcattagcttgacttgaaAGCTCCTTAGGCAGTAGGAGGATCGCCTAGGGCGACAGTATCACCCCTTGCATGCTCAGAGACAGCAAGATACGGCTTCAGCCTCTGTCCATTCACCACAAATTCTCCTCCTtttgtgtccagcaacacaacAGCCCCATATGGTCTAATCTCCTTGATGGTGAAGGGTCCGGACCATCGTGATCTTAGCTTTCCGGGAAACAGTTTCAGCCTAGAGTTGAACAACAAGACTTGATCATTAGGAGCAAAGGTCCTAGTGAGGATCCGCTTGTCATGGTAGGCTTTGGTACGCTCCttgtagagttttgagttttcataggCGAGGTGCCTAATCTCCTCTAGCTCATGCAGTTGCATCTTCCTCCTTTCATGGGCGCTNNNNNNNNNNNNNNNNNNNNNNNNNNNNNNNNNNNNNNNNNNNNNNNNNNNNNNNNNNNNNNNNNNNNNNNNNNNNNNNNNNNNNNNNNNNNNNNNNNNNNNNNNNNNNNNNNNNNNNNNNNNNNNNNNNNNNNNNNNNNNNNNNNNNNNNNNNNNNNNNNNNNNNNNNNNNNNNNNNNNNNNNNNNNNNNNNNNNNNNNNNNNNNNNNNNNNNNNNNNNNNNNNNNNNNNNNNNNNNNNNNNNNNNNNNNNNNNNNNNNNNNNNNNNNNNNNNNNNNNNNNNNNNNNNNNNNNNNNNNNNNNNNNNNNNNNNNNNNNNNNNNNNNNNNNNNNNNNNNNNNNNNNNNNNNNNNNNNNNNNNNNNNNNNNNNNNNNNNNNNNNNNNNNNNNNNNNNNNNNNNNNNNNNNNNNNNNNNNNNNNNNNNNNNNNNNNNNNNNNNNNNNNNNNNNNNNNNNNNNNNNNNNNNNNNNNNNNNNNNNNNNNNNNNNNNNNNNNNNNNNNNNNNNNNNNNNNNNNNNNNNNNTccaagtcaaactcttgaagcaacaaaatccaacggagtagccttggttttgcatccttcttggtcagtagatacctcaatgctgcatgatcagtgtgaacaaccactttggaaccaacaaggtatgatcggaacttctcaaaagcaaacacaaccgctaaaagttctttctcggttgtagcgtacttgcactgagcctcatccaaggtgcggctggcatagtatatcacgtgcagcttcttgtcttttctctgtcccagaactgctcccaCGGCATAGTCACTTGCATCAGTCATGACCTCAAAGTGAAGGTCCCAATCTGGCGGTTGTACAATCGGAGCACTAACCAAAGCTCCTTTGATCGTGTGAAATGCTTCCAAGCAAGCAGAATCGAAATCAAACTTCACTTCCTTACACAACAGCTGGGTaagtggtcttgctatcttggagaaatccttaatgaaccgtctgtagaaaccggcctggccaaggaaactgcggatcccttttaccgaattaggcggttgtaaactcatcatcacctcaaccttggctttgtcaacctcaatccccttttcagaaatcttgtgtcccagcactatcccatctctgaccatgaagtggcatttctcccaattcagcaccagatgtttgtcttcacaccgctgcaacaccctgcacaaattagacaaacaaacgGAAAAGGAGCTCCCATAGACGGAGAAATCGTCCATGAAAACTTCCATTATATCCTCAATCAGGTCAGTGAAAATGGACATCATGCATCGTTGGAAGGTCGCTGGNNNNNNNNNNNNNNNNNNNNNNNNNNNNNNNNNNNNNNNNNNNNNNNNNNNNNNNNNNNNNNNNNNNNNNNNNNNNNNNNNNNNNNNNNNNNNNNNNNNNNNNNNNNNNNNNNNNNNNNNNNNNNNNNNNNNNNNNNNNNNNNNNNNNNNNNNNNNNNNNNNNNNNNNNNNNNNNNNNNNNNNNNNNNNNNNNNNNNNNNNNNNNNNNNNNNNNNNNNNNNNNNNNNNNNNNNNNNNNNNNNNNNNNNNNNNNNNNNNNNNNNNNNNNNNNNNNNNNNNNNNNNNNNNNNNNNNNNNNNNNNNNNNNNNNNNNNNNNNNNNNNNNNNNNNNNNNNNNNNNNNNNNNNNNNNNNNNNNNNNNNNNNNNNNNNNNNNNNNNNNNNNNNNNNNNNNNNNNNNNNNNNNNNNNNNNNNNNNNNNNNNNNNNNNNNNNNNNNNNNNNNNNNNNNNNNNNNNNNNNNNNNNNNNNNNNNNNNNNNNNNNNNNNNNNNNNNNNNNNNNNNNNNNNNNNNNNNNNNNNNNNNNNNNNNNNNNNNNNNNNNNNNNNNNNNNNNNNNNNNNNNNNNNNNNNNNNNNNNNNNNNNNNNNNNNNNNNNNNNNNNNNNNNNNNNNNNNNNNNNNNNNNNNNNNNNNNNNNNNNNNNNNNNNNNNNNNNNNNNNNNNNNNNNNNNNNNNNNNNNNNNNNNNNNNNNNNNNNNNNNNNNNNNNNNNNNNNNNNNNNNNNNNNNNNNNNNNNNNNNNNNNNNNNNNNNNNNNNNNNNNNNNNNNNNNNNNNNNNNNNNNNNNNNNNNNNNNNNNNNNNNNNNNNNNNNNNNNNNNNNNNNNNNNNNNNNNNNNNNNNNNNNNNNNNNNNNNNNNNNNNNNNNNNNNNNNNNNNNNNNNNNNNNNNNNNNNNNNNNNNNNNNNNNNNNNNNNNNNNNNNNNNNNNNNNNNNNNNNNNNNNNNNNNNNNNNNNNNNNNNNNNNNNNNNNNNNNNNNNNNNNNNNNNNNNNNNNNNNNNNNNNNNNNNNNNNNNNNNNNNNNNNNNNNNNNNNNNNNNNNNNNNNNNNNNNNNNNNNNNNNNNNNNNNNNNNNNNNNNNNNNNNNNNNNNNNNNNNNNNNNNNNNNNNNNNNNNNNNNNNNNNNNNNNNNNNNNNNNNNNNNNNNNNNNNNNNNNNNNNNNNNNNNNNNNNNNNNNNNNNNNNNNNNNNNNNNNNNNNNNNNNNNNNNNNNNNNNNNNNNNNNNNNNNNNNNNNNNNNNNNNNNNNNNNNNNNNNNNNNNNNNNNNNNNNNNNNNNNNNNNNNNNNNNNNNNNNNNNNNNNNNNNNNNNNNNNNNNNNNNNNNNNNNNNNNNNNNNNNNNNNNNNNNNNNNNNNNNNNNNNNNNNNNNNNNNNNNNNNNNNNNNNNNNNNNNNNNNNNNNNNNNNNNNNNNNNNNNNNNNNNNNNNNNNNNNNNNNNNNNNNNNNNNNNNNNNNNNNNNNNNNNNNNNNNNNNNNNNNNNNNNNNNNNNNNNNNNNNNNNNNNNNNNNNNNNNNNNNNNNNNNNNNNNNNNNNNNNNNNNNNNNNNNNNNNNNNNNNNNNNNNNNNNNNNNNNNNNNNNNNNNNNNNNNNNNNNNNNNNNNNNNNNNNNNNNNNNNNNNNNNNNNNNNNNNNNNNNNNNNNNNNNNNNNNNNNNNNNNNNNNNNNNNNNNNNNNNNNNNNNNNNNNNNNNNNNNNNNNNNNNNNNNNNNNNNNNNNNNNNNNNNNNNNNNNNNNNNNNNNNNNNNNNNNNNNNNNNNNNNNNNNNNNNNNNNNNNNNNNNNNNNNNNNNNNNNNNNNNNNNNNNNNNNNNNNNNNNNNNNNNNNNNNNNNNNNNNNNNNNNNNNNNNNNNNNNNNNNNNNNNNNNNNNNNNNNNNNNNNNNNNNNNNNNNNNNNNNNNNNNNNNNNNNNNNNNNNNNNNNNNNNNNNNNNNNNNNNNNNNNNNNNNNNNNNNNNNNNNNNNNNNNNNNNNNNNNNNNNNNNNNNNNNNNNNNNNNNNNNNNNNNNNNNNNNNNNNNNNNNNNNNNNNNNNNNNNNNNNNNNNNNNNNNNNNNNNNNNNNNNNNNNNNNNNNNNNNNNNNNNNNNNNNNNNNNNNNNNNNNNNNNNNNNNNNNNNNNNNNNNNNNNNNNNNNNNNNNNNNNNNNNNNNNNNNNNNNNNNNNNNNNNNNNNNNNNNNNNNNNNNNNNNNNNNNNNNNNNNNNNNNNNNNNNNNNNNNNNNNNNNNNNNNNNNNNNNNNNNNNNNNNNNNNNNNNNNNNNNNNNNNNNNNNNNNNNNNNNNNNNNNNNNNNNNNNNNNNNNNNNNNNNNNNNNNNNNNNNNNNNNNNNNNNNNNNNNNNNNNNNNNNNNNNNNNNNNNNNNNNNNNNNNNNNNNNNNNNNNNNNNNNNNNNNNNNNNNNNNNNNNNNNNNNNNNNNNNNNNNNNNNNNNNNNNNNNNNNNNNNNNNNNNNNNNNNNNNNNNNNNNNNNNNNNNNNNNNNNNNNNNNNNNNNNNNNNNNNNNNNNNNNNNNNNNNNNNNNNNNNNNNNNNNNNNNNNNNNNNNNNNNNNNNNNNNNNNNNNNNNNNNNNNNNNNNNNNNNNNNNNNNNNNNNNNNNNNNNNNNNNNNNNNNNNNNNNNNNNNNNNNNNNNNNNNNNNNNNNNNNNNNNNNNNNNNNNNNNNNNNNNNNNNNNNNNNNNNNNNNNNNNNNNNNNNNNNNNNNNNNNNNNNNNNNNNNNNNNNNNNNNNNNNNNNNNNNNNNNNNNNNNNNNNNNNNNNNNNNNNNNNNNNNNNNNNNNNNNNNNNNNNNNNNNNNNNNNNNNNNNNNNNNNNNNNNNNNNNNNNNNNaatcgatcagatagagttattgataccacgacagtggatcagtttatatttatgtttgagttctagattggtacttaatctatgccctgaatagttgtttagttgctatctctgaaatttcCGAGAATTATctctgatctagtgttttgcttattgcctttttataccgttttaatcgcgttactgttaccaaacaaacccaacttcgaattgtcttagcttgaaattgaaccaatagaaccatagagtaaaacttggtcttcgtggaattcgacccctaagtactacttctttgctgtgcacttgcagtaggaaaatagggtttaaaactctgtgtatcaagtaTTCTTGGATTCCATCAAAATGTAGTAAATGTGGGTTTGTAGGCCACAAAGAAACTAGATGCCTTCTCCTCTCTCAAGCAGGTTCTGTTTCCAATTTGGCCTCTAAGGTTGATGTAATTCCAGTTGTTGTTGAAGGTAATAAAATTCCCCAAACACCCCTTGTTGAGGCTGCCAACAGCACATGTATTACTACTCCCATTGTTGcacaaaaaaatcttgttgATTGTGCATCACCAGCTGATGCGGTGCTAGGTGCAAGTTCTGTTTCTGCCTGCACTTTTGTCTCCCCTACTCTCTCAGTTAAAGTGCTCTTGTTGAGACTACAGTTGAAGCTCTTGCTACCAACACCACTGCCTTATGCAGCCCTATTCCCATCAACACTGAAGTTGTATTGTCATCTTCTCCAATGGTAACTGTCACATTTTCTCCCTCTTGTTCAACTTCATTTCAAAATGAGTTTGTGCAGAAAAATATAGTAGGAAGTAATCAATTTGCTGACTTCGATGTTGGAGTTTATGGTTATGAGATGGGTGATGAATCCTCTCAACGTACCCGAGGAGGAAGGACAATCAAACCTATCCAAAAACTACAAGATCAATGGATTACAGTCAGAGGACGAGGCAAATGTGGTCGTGGTGGCCACGGTGGTCGAAGATGATCGATCCAAAAATAGCTAGAAGATTAACTTTCCAGTTTCCACTAGttctatctttctcttcttttagaATATGCTTCATTGTATAATTTCCCGTTACTTtactttcaaaaactatataatctaCAAATCATATccctatattattttttatgcaTTATAATTGAaacctttttaacaaaaaaataataataataataataataataatatttaactatTCCCTTGTGccaaaatatttcatttaagtAATTTTAGTTTAAGTAATTTTGGTCCCTTTCGATTGCTCTGTTTAAAAGGAATTTCCCATactaaaaataactttttaaaaatacagaaaaaaatttctcattAATGATAGGTTTAAGTCTTTTTACAAGAGTCCTGGTTTGACTCTGTTTTGTGCCATAaacatacatataaaaatatatatttcaataagTATCTACGtttgatatgtttatttaaCTTCAAATGTTCTAGTATCTTATCGTGTccacacataaaaaaatattctagtATCTTCTTGCAATACCTATTTAGAATCGGAATACAAAAGATGCAGTGTACATATTATTCCTATTTGGCTATTTCTTATCCATTTATGGTTTTGTTGGATtcatctgatatatatatacttttaacaCACCCATTCCCTTCgtaacacttttttttcttcatctagGTTTCAGATTGTTCGACTCTCTTCTTTTAACCTTTTTAGACTCCGCAAAAGAGACATGTCTCAACACCAAAATTTCGATACAACATACACGAAGATATACGTGGGAGGTTTGCCTTGGAAAACAAGAAAGGAAGGCTTGATAAGCTTCTTCGAACCTTTTCGAGAAACAGACCAATCTCAAGGTTATGGCTTTGTAAGTATCCAAGAACCAAATACCACGTTTAGGTTATCTCTTATATTCAAGAGACTATTATTCCAATCATgaatctttttatgtttttatcttttcagGTCACATTTAAAGATGCTGAATCTGCAAAGAGGGCTTGCAAGGATCTGAATCCGAAAATTGACGGACGAGTAGCCAATTGCAACCTTGCTTCTGTTGGTGCTAAGGTCAAACAAAACCAATCCAAGACAAACCCGATCCCTTTACGTCATGATGGCCTTTGTTTCAGTGCCCCAAGTTATCGCCAAAACCTGCAGCAACCTTCAAATTTTCATCAACCACCAGTAACTGCGTACGCTGGACCTCCTCATTGGTATTTTTCTTGGAATAAATTATGAGTATAGAAGTTTCTAGCCATGGTTTCTTTAGTTTAATGTAGTTTCTTGGTAACTTTTCAATGTTTTAGGAACCAAGTTTATCCGCAACATCCTCAACAGTGGTGTTACAACCATCCAAAGTTTTACAATTATCCTCAGCAGTATCCGCAATATAATCCCCAATACGATCCGATGATGTCATATTACCAACCTTACCCTATGGTTAACACGAACCAATGTTACTTTGGGACGCAGCAATCTACAAACGCTGTTTACCAAGAATCGAGCAGCTCATCGGCTACGCCAAAGCAGACGGAGTTGACTTCCACACCAGGGTCTTCGTCAACTGAAacgatatataataataatactagtgATTCAGGTTCCAGTGGAAACtgttggataagcttgaagaagcAAGCTTAGATTTAGGAATACTAATCCTATTGGTGTTTGGATTTCTAGAGTTATTAGGAATCTATATtgttaggagttatctaataATACTTGGTGTTTGAATAGGATTAGGAATTGTTTTTAAGTCTCTATATAAAGGATGTCAAAGTGTGACATAACTTTGAGAGTTttagagattgagagattgtgTGAGAttaagttttgagttattttcttaatctattaaaagagagttattcttttaaatttttgatcttCTAAAactagatttggtatcagagccttacGCTAACAACATACAACGTAGATTAGACGATCATCAAAACTTGCAGGATCCACCATGGCAGACGGAGAAGGAGCTATCATTCCCACACCTCCGCCGAAAGCAAAGGAATTCTCTGCACCATCTGTTCATTGTCCGATATTATCCGAGACCAATTATACCGTATGGGCCATACGAATGCGCAACTTGCTGAAAATCTATAAAGTCTGGGACACGATTGATCCAGGCATCACCGACGAAGACAAAAACCAGACAGCTATTGGCGTGATCTTTCAAGCGTAACCAGAACATCTCATTCTACAAATTGGGGATCATACTACTTCTAAAGCAATCTCGGACATTCTTCACACACAGAACGTTGGAGCAGAACGCGTTCGCGCAGCACGATTACGAACCCTACTTGCTGAATTTGAAAGAATGACGATGTTGGATTCCGATACAATACAAACCTTCTCCGGGAAACTATCAGAACTCGCTTCGAAGACAACCTCTCTTGGTTGTAAAATCGAGGAATCAAAGCTTGTCACTAAGCTCCTCGATAGTGTGCCACAGGAAAAGTTTATTCCGATAATCGCTTCCCTGGAGCAAGTTTTGGACCTTCAAACTACTAGCTTTGCCGATATAATTGGACGCTTGAAGACATATGAAGAACGATTCAACAGAGCACGAGACAGGGGCGATTCGCAGACTAAGCTCCTTTACGCAGACTCTTCTCAGACCGGTGGTGGAAGAGGTCCAGGGagaggcagaggaagaggacgagggAGAGGACGATTTGGGTATCAGCAGAGAGATGTGTCCATGATTACGTGTTATCGGTGTGACAAACTTGGACATTAGGCATCTGATTGTCCAGACCGTCTTCTTAAACTTGCAGCTACAGCAACAAACGAGACAACTGAAGATGATTCCAAAAAAGCAGAAGCACTTATGGTCCATGAAGTTGTGTATCTGAACAAGAGGAATGTCCAGCCAGAGATGTTTGAGACATGTTCAGATAAGGTATGGTACCTGGATAATGGTGCTAGCAATCACATGACTGGAAATCGAATGTGGTTTTGCAATCTTGATGAATTAGTCACAGGCAAAGTGCGTTTTGGTGATGACTCTTGCATTACTATAAAAGGAAAGGGCTCTATTTTATTCTGTAGCAAGAATGGAGAAAAGAAGTTACTCTCTGATGTTTATTACATACCAGAACTCAAGAGTAATATCATTAGCTTGGGACAAGCGACTGAATCTGGTTGTGATGTGAGGATGAGGGAAGATTATCTTACTCTCCATGACAGTAATGGCAATCTTCTCGTCAAAGCAAGTCGCTCTAGGAACAGGCTTTACAAAGTAAGTTTAGAAGTCGAAGCCACCCAGTGTCTGCAGCTAACAACATCAAGCGGAGATTCTACACAATGGCATGCTCGTCTCGGTCAGATCAATCATGCCACTATCAAGAATATGGTAACAAAGGAACTAGTTTATGGAATATCTAGTGCGTCAAGAGAAGCAGAAacttgttcatcatgtttactTGGTAAACAAACGAGAAAGGTTTTTCCAGCAGCAACTTCATACAGAGCATCCAAACCCCTAGAACTAGTCCATGGAGATTTATGTGGCCCGATTTCACCATCTACAGCTGCAAACAAGAGATTCATCTTCGTCTTAATTGATGACCATTCGAGGTATATGTGGACAATTC harbors:
- the LOC104763437 gene encoding uncharacterized protein LOC104763437; this encodes MQLHELEEIRHLAYENSKLYKERTKAYHDKRILTRTFAPNDQVLLFNSRLKLFPGKLRSRWSGPFTIKEIRPYGAVVLLDTKGGEFVVNGQRLKPYLAVSEHARGDTVALGDPPTA
- the LOC109130497 gene encoding RNA-binding protein 24-like, with the protein product MSQHQNFDTTYTKIYVGGLPWKTRKEGLISFFEPFRETDQSQGYGFVTFKDAESAKRACKDLNPKIDGRVANCNLASVGAKVKQNQSKTNPIPLRHDGLCFSAPSYRQNLQQPSNFHQPPVTAYAGPPHWNQVYPQHPQQWCYNHPKFYNYPQQYPQYNPQYDPMMSYYQPYPMVNTNQCYFGTQQSTNAVYQESSSSSATPKQTELTSTPGSSSTETIYNNNTSDSGSSGNCWISLKKQA